A single window of Nicotiana sylvestris chromosome 3, ASM39365v2, whole genome shotgun sequence DNA harbors:
- the LOC138887342 gene encoding uncharacterized protein has translation MKAQALADHLAENPVDDEYQPLSTHFPDDEVNSIEAISEDTHAWKMFFDGVVHRGLIHAPPTELHPMSTPCPFIAWGMDVIGPIEPKASNGHRFILVANDYFTKWVEAVTLKSVTKKVMVDFVHSNLICRFGIPATIITDNAANLNSHLMREICEQFKITHRNSTPYRPKANGVVEAANKNIKKILTKMIQSSRQWHKSCHLHYWGIALLCAHRSEQPRTFGLWTEAVIPAKVEIPSLRIIVETKIKDSEWVKAHLE, from the exons atgaaagcccaggcgttagcagatcatttggccgagaacccggttgatgatgaataccaacctttgagtACCCACTTCCCAGATGATGAGGTAAATTCGATTGAGGCAATATCTGAAGACActcatgcttggaaaatgttctttgatggggtg GTGCACAGGggtttgattcatgcacctcctacagaactgcatcccatgtcaacACCTTGTCCATTcattgcctggggcatggacgtcattgggccgatcgagccaaaagcctcaaatggacatagattcatattggtcgccaacgactatttcacaaagtgggttgaagcagttACTCTtaaatctgtcaccaagaaagttATGGTAGACTTCGTGCACTCTAACCTCatctgtcgttttggtattcctgcaactatcattacggataatgctgcaaatttgaatagtcatttgatgagggagatatgcgaacaattcaagataacacatcgAAACTCTACCCCTTATCGTCCCAAAGCCAACGGTGTCGTTGAAGCAGcaaataagaacatcaaaaagattttgacaaagatgatccaaagttccaggcagtggcataaaagttgccatttgcattattggggtatcgcactattGTGCGCACATCGGTCGGAGCAACCCCGTACCTTTGGTTTATggactgaagccgtaatacccgcgaaagttgaaatcccttctctccggatcattgttgaaaCTAAAATtaaagacagtgagtgggtcaaagcccATCTGGAATag